One part of the Dermacentor andersoni chromosome 2, qqDerAnde1_hic_scaffold, whole genome shotgun sequence genome encodes these proteins:
- the LOC126542532 gene encoding U3 small nucleolar ribonucleoprotein protein MPP10: protein MAASVEDDSMESAALDPDQVHVAKCLGEFESCTKKPETFLEVQPDIAETMKRLTKELYDVVDMWENKTISPPKAELPSLVVDNFDDEQIWQQLELRNTRLVKELISSVSRVATKASINFGVHLGTQESSQRHKAHDPNGSDKSNLSDAAAEEEGGEDDDFDLSDESEGEKSEEEVDHDGGDGAPSQARDTQPSSIVDDVFFRLADMEAFADREENADARRGDSDEDDDIDYFGEVSSDQDDPDKKGGRSATYNDFFDPPASVPDSKNAVKNYKTTTRTNGHRDIHRSSTAEEDVQKSSFEQSQEFIKKKIKQFEERNLEPRPWRLQGEVEATNRPENSLLQEHIQFDHATRQPIAITDETTKCLEDVIVQRIRDKAWDDVERKTRPTEEPFELRRRVTLDQEKSKLSLAEVYEQQFLEKQKTVDDDAPPKENPAHVEIRTAMRDLFTKLDALSNFHMMPKPVSAEVKVVSNLPSLSVEEVTPVGVSDASLLAPQEVKTKPKGEMVAKGERTRTQKLRERRLKKALQKRRASKAANKAGKVTEDKKKVIKATNTELAKPIKGTKTAKGAKASKGKSDKWAEKSLSSSKKFFARLQDQVTSAVAPAKKKARKKDAVVAASFKL, encoded by the exons ATGGCGGCGTCCGTAGAAGACGACAGCATGGAGTCCGCAGCACTGGATCCCGACCAAGTGCATGTGGCCAAGTGCCTCGGAGAATTCGAATCATGCACGAAGAAACCAGAAACATTTCTCGA AGTCCAGCCGGATATAGCAGAAACAATGAAGAGGTTGACAAAAGAGTTATACGACGTTGTGGACATGTGGGAAAACAAAACAATTTCGCCGCCGAAAGCTGAACTGCCGTCACTGGTTGTTGACAACTTCGACGACGAACAGATCTGGCAGCAGCTGGAACTGCGAAACACTCGCCTGGTAAAAGAGTTGATTTCGTCGGTGTCCCGAGTGGCAACGAAGGCTAGCATTAACTTTGGCGTACACTTGGGAACGCAAGAAAGCTCACAGAGACACAAAGCGCATGACCCAAATGGAAGTGATAAGTCAAATCTCTCGGACGCCGCTGCAGAAGAAGAAGGTGGCGAAGACGATGATTTCGACTTGTCGGATGAGTCTGAAGGTGAAAAGTCTGAGGAGGAAGTTGATCATGATGGAGGTGACGGTGCACCCAGTCAAGCCCGAGATACACAACCGTCGTCTATTGTCGATGACGTGTTCTTCCGTCTCGCCGACATGGAAGCATTCGCAGATAGAGAAGAAAATGCCGATGCCCGCAGAGGTGATTCAGATGAGGACGATGACATTGACTATTTTGGCGAAGTGTCGTCAGACCAAGATGACCCGGATAAAAAG GGTGGCCGCAGTGCTACGTACAATGACTTTTTCGATCCCCCGGCCTCCGTGCCTGACAGCAAGAATGCTGTGAAGAATTACAAGACTACCACTCG GACAAATGGACATAGAGACATTCACCGAAGCAGCACAGCAGAAGAAGATGTTCAGAAGTCATCTTTTGAGCAAAGCCAAGAATTT ATAAAGAAAAAGATCAAGCAGTTTGAGGAACGAAACCTGGAGCCACGACCATGGAGACTCCAGGGAGAGGTGGAAGCTACTAATAGACCTGAGAACAGCCTGCTGCAGGAGCATATCCAGTTTGACCACGCCACTAGGCAGC CCATTGCCATCACAGATGAGACCACAAAGTGCCTAGAAGATGTGATAGTTCAGAGGATACGTGACAAAGCCTGGGATGATGTTGAGCGAAAGACAAGACCAACGGAGGAACCGTTTGAGCTACGCCGACGGGTCACACTGGACCAGGAGAAAAGCAAGCTCAGCTTAGCGGAG GTTTATGAGCAACAGTTCCTTGAGAAACAAAAGACTGTGGATGATGATGCACCTCCCAAGGAGAATCCTGCACATGTTGAGATTCGAACAGCCATGCGGGACTTGTTCACGAAACTGGATGCATTGTCCAACTTCCACATGATGCCAAAGCCT GTTTCGGCTGAGGTGAAGGTGGTGAGCAACCTTCCGTCACTGAGTGTTGAAGAGGTGACCCCAGTAGGTGTGAGTGATGCTTCACTTCTGGCACCTCAGGAGGTCAAG ACCAAGCCAAAGGGAGAAATGGTTGCCAAGGGGGAGAGGACCCGCACTCAGAAGCTGAGAGAACGAAGACTAAAGAAGGCTCTCCAGAAACGCCGAGCCTCCAAGGCAGCTAATAAGGCTGGCAAAGTCACTGAAGACAAGAAGAAAGTGATAAAAGCGACAAACACTGAACTTGCCAAGCCTATCAAAGGCACAAAAACAGCAAAGGGTGCTAAAGCTTCCAAG GGAAAAAGTGACAAGTGGGCAGAGAAAAGCCTTTCTTCATCCAAAAAGTTCTTCGCACGGCTTCAGGATCAGGTCACCTCCGCAGTGGCACCAGCgaagaaaaaagcaagaaagaaagatgctgttgttgctgctagCTTTAAGTTGTAA